A region from the Metopolophium dirhodum isolate CAU chromosome 9, ASM1992520v1, whole genome shotgun sequence genome encodes:
- the LOC132952824 gene encoding peptide transporter family 1-like isoform X1 yields the protein MEPPVKNLKFPKSVWFIVCNEMCERFNYAGLRTILVLYLSTILNYTDDESTMIYHGFIFLSYFMPLFGAILADSYWGKFKTIIRLSIVYAIGNAILTGASMANSFTLDSQRFITIVGLICIALGTGGIKPCCYTFGGEQFQLPEQQDQLSQFFRRFLTGVYIGSLISTFLTPELRKNAQCFGRDTCFPLAFGLLSLLMTTAIVVFILGRNLYVKKKPENHVIFKTFGCILYGVREKIVSSSSSEAHWLDIAGNKYSKTEVSDTKTALEVLYPYIAYPVFWALYEQQGSRWTLQATLMDGKFDGISWDIKPDQMQTIHPLLALLLIFSLDRVLYPILAKFGIRQPLQKLMFGTSMAALAFLLTAVLQYKIFGDSTVIPTTEGQFVVYNGFDCNARVLSSSLQLVGNNDIDPLGSAKFKYTPNSDEGVINIKLKLNESCDAYVNYDTLDTNVTVSRGESISYFLTSSSINKEVHLRRIDHYDDFTKSKNGHPSLRIIVDDDIEMDGSLMLVNAQKNQLSYNISSFTNENFIQVAFGNYNLVHGEGRISSNINLIPATIYTLVIRRNDGDSQGLESKLYATDEGNYLHILWQTPQYLCMIVADVIFIATSIELTFTQAPPRIKSFMSACYSMTHSVGNLVVVVISALSFRKQVHEYLFFSGLMLADTFLLAYLSYNYKYKAFRQRLDDNNDDDNVVTNQSEVQLDGK from the exons ATGGAACCACCCGTAAAGAACTtg AAATTTCCAAAATCTGTTTGGTTTATCGTATGTAATGAAATGTGTGAAAGGTTTAACTACGCTGGACTTAgaa CTATCCTAGTGTTATATCTGTCaacgatattaaattataccgaCGATGAGTCGACCATGATCTATcatggatttatatttttatcgtatttCATGCCATTGTTCGGTGCCATATTGGCCGACTCTTACTGGGGAAAATTTAA AACTATAATACGACTGTCAATAGTTTATGCAATAGGAAACGCCATCCTCACTGGAGCTTCGATGGCCAACAGTTTCACTCTCGATAGTCAAAG atttataaccATCGTCGGTCTGATATGTATTGCGTTGGGAACAGGTGGCATAAAACCGTGCTGTTACACGTTTGGCGGTGAACAATTCCAATTACCGGAGCAACAAGATCAACTTTCCCAATTTTTCAGAAGATTCCTAACGGGCGTTTACATTGGATCTTTGATATCTACGTTTTTAACACCCGAACTACGGAAAAACGCACAGTGCTTTGGTAGGGACACGTGTTTTCCGCTGGCGTTTGGCTTACTATCACTGCTCATGACAACGGCcatag TTGTTTTTATTCTCGGAAGAAATCTGTACGTGAAAAAGAAACCGGAGAATCATGTGATCTTCAAGACTTTTGGGTGCATATTG TACGGTGTTCGCGAAAAAATCGTTTCATCGTCTTCCAGCGAGGCTCATTGGCTGGATATCGCCGGCAACAAGTACTCGAAAACCGAGGTTTCCGACACGAAGACGGCGCTGGAAGTTCTATACCCGTACATCGCTTATCCGGTATTTTGGGCGCTCTACGAACAACAG GGCTCGCGGTGGACGTTGCAAGCGACGTTGATGGACGGCAAGTTTGACGGCATCAGTTGGGATATCAAACCCGACCAGATGCAGACCATTCACCCACTGCTCGCACTCTTGTTGATCTTTTCGCTCGATCGTGTCCTGTACCCAATCCTGGCGAAGTTCGGCATCCGACAACCGCTACAAAAGCTCATGTTCGGCACTTCCATGGCTGCGCTGGCCTTTCTGCTCACCGCTGTTCtccagtataaaatattt GGCGACAGCACTGTGATACCGACTACCGAAGGACAGTTCGTTGTATATAACGGCTTCGATTGTAACGCTCGTGTATTAAGTTCGTCATTGCAGTTGGTGGGTAACAACGATATCGATCCGCTGGGCTCGGCCAAATTCAAGTACACTCCAAATTCCGACGAAGGCGTCATCAACATAAAGCTGAAATTGAACGAATCGTGTGATGCGTACGTAAACTACGACACTCTGGATACTAACGTGACCGTATCGAGAGGAGAG TCAATATCATATTTTCTAACGTCCAGCAGTATAAATAAAGAAGTACATTTACGACGTATCGATCATTACGACGATTTCACAAAGTCTAAAAACGGCCATCCGAGTTTAAG aatcatAGTTGACGATGATATCGAAATGGACGGATCTCTTATGCTCGTGAACGCCCAGAAAAATCAGTTGTCTTACAACATATCTTCGTTTACAAACGAAAATTTCATACAGGTGGCTTTCGGAAA ctaTAATTTAGTACACGGTGAAGGACGGATCTCGTCGAATATAAATCTCATTCCAGCGACTATATATACACTCGTTATACGACGCAACGACGGTGATAGTCAAGGCCtg GAATCGAAATTGTACGCTACGGACGAAGGCAACTACTTGCACATTTTATGGCAGACACCGCAGTACCTGTGTATGATTGTCGCAGACGTGATTTTTATCGCCACGTCGATTGAATTAACGTTTACCCAA GCGCCGCCCAGAATAAAATCATTCATGTCAGCCTGTTACTCGATGACTCATTCGGTCGGAAATCTTGTGGTCGTCGTTATTTCGGCTTTGTCCTTTCGCAAACAA GTGCATGAATATCTATTTTTCTCCGGGCTCATGCTGGCAGATACGTTTTTATTGGCTTATTTGAGTTATAATTACAAGTACAAAGCTTTCAGACAACGGTTGGAcgacaacaacgacgacgataACGTCGTGACAAATCAAAGCGAAGTTCAACTCGATGGGAAGTGA
- the LOC132952824 gene encoding peptide transporter family 2-like isoform X2, whose product MCERFNYAGLRTILVLYLSTILNYTDDESTMIYHGFIFLSYFMPLFGAILADSYWGKFKTIIRLSIVYAIGNAILTGASMANSFTLDSQRFITIVGLICIALGTGGIKPCCYTFGGEQFQLPEQQDQLSQFFRRFLTGVYIGSLISTFLTPELRKNAQCFGRDTCFPLAFGLLSLLMTTAIVVFILGRNLYVKKKPENHVIFKTFGCILYGVREKIVSSSSSEAHWLDIAGNKYSKTEVSDTKTALEVLYPYIAYPVFWALYEQQGSRWTLQATLMDGKFDGISWDIKPDQMQTIHPLLALLLIFSLDRVLYPILAKFGIRQPLQKLMFGTSMAALAFLLTAVLQYKIFGDSTVIPTTEGQFVVYNGFDCNARVLSSSLQLVGNNDIDPLGSAKFKYTPNSDEGVINIKLKLNESCDAYVNYDTLDTNVTVSRGESISYFLTSSSINKEVHLRRIDHYDDFTKSKNGHPSLRIIVDDDIEMDGSLMLVNAQKNQLSYNISSFTNENFIQVAFGNYNLVHGEGRISSNINLIPATIYTLVIRRNDGDSQGLESKLYATDEGNYLHILWQTPQYLCMIVADVIFIATSIELTFTQAPPRIKSFMSACYSMTHSVGNLVVVVISALSFRKQVHEYLFFSGLMLADTFLLAYLSYNYKYKAFRQRLDDNNDDDNVVTNQSEVQLDGK is encoded by the exons ATGTGTGAAAGGTTTAACTACGCTGGACTTAgaa CTATCCTAGTGTTATATCTGTCaacgatattaaattataccgaCGATGAGTCGACCATGATCTATcatggatttatatttttatcgtatttCATGCCATTGTTCGGTGCCATATTGGCCGACTCTTACTGGGGAAAATTTAA AACTATAATACGACTGTCAATAGTTTATGCAATAGGAAACGCCATCCTCACTGGAGCTTCGATGGCCAACAGTTTCACTCTCGATAGTCAAAG atttataaccATCGTCGGTCTGATATGTATTGCGTTGGGAACAGGTGGCATAAAACCGTGCTGTTACACGTTTGGCGGTGAACAATTCCAATTACCGGAGCAACAAGATCAACTTTCCCAATTTTTCAGAAGATTCCTAACGGGCGTTTACATTGGATCTTTGATATCTACGTTTTTAACACCCGAACTACGGAAAAACGCACAGTGCTTTGGTAGGGACACGTGTTTTCCGCTGGCGTTTGGCTTACTATCACTGCTCATGACAACGGCcatag TTGTTTTTATTCTCGGAAGAAATCTGTACGTGAAAAAGAAACCGGAGAATCATGTGATCTTCAAGACTTTTGGGTGCATATTG TACGGTGTTCGCGAAAAAATCGTTTCATCGTCTTCCAGCGAGGCTCATTGGCTGGATATCGCCGGCAACAAGTACTCGAAAACCGAGGTTTCCGACACGAAGACGGCGCTGGAAGTTCTATACCCGTACATCGCTTATCCGGTATTTTGGGCGCTCTACGAACAACAG GGCTCGCGGTGGACGTTGCAAGCGACGTTGATGGACGGCAAGTTTGACGGCATCAGTTGGGATATCAAACCCGACCAGATGCAGACCATTCACCCACTGCTCGCACTCTTGTTGATCTTTTCGCTCGATCGTGTCCTGTACCCAATCCTGGCGAAGTTCGGCATCCGACAACCGCTACAAAAGCTCATGTTCGGCACTTCCATGGCTGCGCTGGCCTTTCTGCTCACCGCTGTTCtccagtataaaatattt GGCGACAGCACTGTGATACCGACTACCGAAGGACAGTTCGTTGTATATAACGGCTTCGATTGTAACGCTCGTGTATTAAGTTCGTCATTGCAGTTGGTGGGTAACAACGATATCGATCCGCTGGGCTCGGCCAAATTCAAGTACACTCCAAATTCCGACGAAGGCGTCATCAACATAAAGCTGAAATTGAACGAATCGTGTGATGCGTACGTAAACTACGACACTCTGGATACTAACGTGACCGTATCGAGAGGAGAG TCAATATCATATTTTCTAACGTCCAGCAGTATAAATAAAGAAGTACATTTACGACGTATCGATCATTACGACGATTTCACAAAGTCTAAAAACGGCCATCCGAGTTTAAG aatcatAGTTGACGATGATATCGAAATGGACGGATCTCTTATGCTCGTGAACGCCCAGAAAAATCAGTTGTCTTACAACATATCTTCGTTTACAAACGAAAATTTCATACAGGTGGCTTTCGGAAA ctaTAATTTAGTACACGGTGAAGGACGGATCTCGTCGAATATAAATCTCATTCCAGCGACTATATATACACTCGTTATACGACGCAACGACGGTGATAGTCAAGGCCtg GAATCGAAATTGTACGCTACGGACGAAGGCAACTACTTGCACATTTTATGGCAGACACCGCAGTACCTGTGTATGATTGTCGCAGACGTGATTTTTATCGCCACGTCGATTGAATTAACGTTTACCCAA GCGCCGCCCAGAATAAAATCATTCATGTCAGCCTGTTACTCGATGACTCATTCGGTCGGAAATCTTGTGGTCGTCGTTATTTCGGCTTTGTCCTTTCGCAAACAA GTGCATGAATATCTATTTTTCTCCGGGCTCATGCTGGCAGATACGTTTTTATTGGCTTATTTGAGTTATAATTACAAGTACAAAGCTTTCAGACAACGGTTGGAcgacaacaacgacgacgataACGTCGTGACAAATCAAAGCGAAGTTCAACTCGATGGGAAGTGA